A single genomic interval of Spirosoma linguale DSM 74 harbors:
- a CDS encoding alpha amylase catalytic region (PFAM: alpha amylase catalytic region; Cyclomaltodextrinase ; Cyclo-malto-dextrinase-like~SMART: alpha amylase catalytic sub domain~KEGG: cja:CJA_0735 alpha-amylase, putative, amy13E): MYTQFTTRIKIVAVVVFLAGLSAAMAQSARIQRINPTNWWVGMKNPNLQLLVYGPNAGSLTYTINYAGVKLVKAHTVENPNYAFLDLTIAPTAKAGTLTIVGKRGGQTLTQPFELKARDRSPKGQGVTAADFIYLIMPDRFANGDPSNDKFPDMLDTQADTKNPYLRHGGDFTGIINHLDYLKDLGVTALWLTPVIDNDETLKKEGPDRNQAGYHGYHFTDHYQIDKRFGGIAGYVELASALHKRGMKLVQDAVYNHISDDHWFFKDKPMKDWVNVWPTYTGSTHKEQSLYDPHGATADKKTLLDGWFTPFLPDLNQRNPFVANFLIQHAIWSTEMFSLDAWRIDTYKYNDLDFLNRCNKALMDEYPKIHLFGESVVNNPVGQAFFVKNTVGFPFKSNQPGALDFVLYNAFNDALNQRFDWDSGVNRIHQVLAQDDVYADPNKLVTFLENHDTDRYLSVIGEDFDKYKLGVTWLLTTRGIPHWYYGTEILMKGTKNPSDAEVRKDFPGGFPGDKENKFEAAGRTDRENEAVQYVRKLATYRRNNPVLQVGKLTQFVPQEGTYVYFRHDASKTVMVASNTGDKEISLDTSRFAERMNGFTSARNVQTDALLTDLKMIKLPAKSALVLELIK; the protein is encoded by the coding sequence ATGTATACTCAGTTTACTACACGAATAAAAATAGTAGCGGTAGTTGTGTTTCTCGCGGGCCTGTCAGCCGCGATGGCGCAGAGTGCCCGAATTCAGCGGATCAACCCAACAAACTGGTGGGTTGGCATGAAGAATCCAAACCTTCAACTGCTTGTTTACGGCCCTAATGCCGGGAGCCTGACCTACACGATTAATTATGCCGGGGTGAAGCTGGTAAAGGCGCACACGGTCGAGAATCCAAATTATGCATTTTTGGATTTAACAATTGCTCCAACAGCCAAAGCCGGAACGCTAACCATTGTTGGAAAGCGCGGAGGACAGACGCTTACTCAGCCGTTTGAATTAAAAGCCCGCGACAGATCGCCGAAAGGGCAGGGGGTAACGGCTGCCGATTTTATCTACCTGATCATGCCCGACCGATTTGCCAATGGCGACCCGTCCAACGACAAATTCCCTGATATGCTCGACACCCAGGCCGACACCAAAAATCCGTATCTACGGCACGGGGGTGATTTTACGGGGATTATCAACCACCTCGATTATTTAAAAGACCTTGGCGTTACGGCTCTCTGGCTTACACCCGTAATCGACAACGACGAAACCCTGAAGAAAGAAGGGCCAGACCGTAACCAGGCGGGGTATCACGGCTATCATTTTACTGATCATTACCAGATCGATAAGCGATTTGGCGGCATTGCGGGCTACGTTGAACTGGCGTCGGCTCTGCACAAGCGGGGGATGAAACTGGTGCAGGACGCGGTCTATAACCACATTAGCGATGACCACTGGTTTTTCAAGGATAAACCCATGAAGGATTGGGTCAATGTATGGCCAACCTACACGGGCTCTACTCACAAGGAACAGTCTCTTTACGATCCACACGGCGCAACGGCCGACAAAAAAACGCTTCTGGATGGCTGGTTTACGCCATTCCTGCCTGACCTGAACCAGCGAAATCCCTTCGTAGCGAACTTCCTGATCCAGCACGCTATCTGGTCGACGGAAATGTTCAGCCTGGATGCTTGGCGCATTGATACTTACAAGTACAACGACCTCGATTTCCTGAATCGCTGCAACAAAGCGCTTATGGACGAGTACCCGAAAATCCACCTCTTCGGCGAATCGGTGGTCAATAATCCGGTTGGACAGGCTTTTTTTGTGAAGAACACCGTTGGGTTTCCGTTTAAAAGCAACCAGCCGGGCGCTCTGGACTTTGTGCTGTATAATGCCTTCAACGACGCCCTGAATCAGCGATTCGATTGGGACTCGGGCGTAAACCGTATTCATCAGGTACTCGCTCAGGATGATGTCTATGCTGATCCCAATAAGCTGGTTACGTTTCTGGAGAACCACGATACCGACCGCTATCTGTCGGTGATCGGTGAGGATTTCGATAAATACAAGCTGGGCGTTACCTGGCTCCTGACTACGCGCGGTATTCCGCACTGGTATTACGGTACGGAAATCCTGATGAAAGGCACCAAAAATCCCAGTGATGCCGAAGTCAGGAAAGATTTTCCGGGCGGTTTTCCGGGCGATAAAGAAAACAAGTTTGAAGCCGCCGGACGGACTGATCGCGAAAATGAAGCCGTTCAATATGTCCGTAAACTGGCTACATACCGACGTAACAATCCCGTTCTCCAAGTCGGAAAACTTACACAGTTTGTACCGCAGGAAGGAACATACGTCTATTTCCGGCACGACGCTAGTAAAACGGTAATGGTTGCTTCCAACACCGGCGATAAAGAAATATCGCTCGATACATCGCGCTTTGCCGAACGAATGAACGGATTTACATCGGCGCGAAATGTACAAACCGACGCCCTGCTCACGGACCTGAAAATGATAAAGCTTCCGGCTAAATCGGCGCTCGTGCTGGAGTTGATAAAATAA
- a CDS encoding protein of unknown function DUF6 transmembrane (PFAM: protein of unknown function DUF6 transmembrane~KEGG: mxa:MXAN_5504 hypothetical protein): MWWIYALLSAFFAALTAVLAKIGIKGVDTNLATAIRTVVILLVAWGIVFYRGGLDSFPNLTRQNWIFLILSGAATGLSWVFYFKALQLGKVSQVAPVDKLSVAIAILLSVLFLGEVLTWKSALGALLIIGGTLVLIW, encoded by the coding sequence ATGTGGTGGATCTATGCATTGCTTTCGGCCTTTTTCGCTGCCTTAACGGCCGTACTGGCAAAAATTGGTATTAAAGGAGTCGATACAAATCTGGCTACAGCTATTCGTACTGTTGTCATTCTGCTGGTAGCCTGGGGCATTGTTTTCTACCGGGGCGGGCTGGATTCCTTTCCCAACCTTACCCGGCAGAACTGGATTTTCCTGATACTCTCCGGCGCAGCAACGGGGCTATCCTGGGTCTTTTATTTTAAAGCCCTACAACTGGGAAAAGTATCGCAGGTAGCACCGGTCGACAAATTGAGCGTAGCAATAGCAATTCTACTGTCCGTTTTGTTTCTGGGCGAAGTGTTGACCTGGAAATCGGCTTTGGGCGCACTGCTGATTATTGGCGGCACATTGGTACTGATCTGGTAG
- a CDS encoding alpha amylase catalytic region (PFAM: alpha amylase catalytic region~SMART: alpha amylase catalytic sub domain~KEGG: ppr:PBPRB0415 putative glycosidase) codes for MDKLIIYQIFTRLFGNQNTTNIYNGTYAENGAGKFNDINEAALQSIRQFGVSHVWFTGIVEHATQTDYSTFGIKPDDPAVVKGRAGSPYAVKDYYDVDPDLAVDVPNRMAEFEALVQRTHAHGLKVIIDFVPNHVARQYGSDARSGDVVDLGETDDTSVHFSPNNNFYYLPGEPFVAPEAGNIPHAGSPIHEYPAKVTGSGSITARPDINDWYETVKLNYGINIFDGSRHFDPIPDTWHKMLDILFFWAAKGIDGFRCDMAHMVPVEFWHWAIGRVKQRYPRLIFIAEIYDPGLYRSFIFEGGFDYLYDKVGLYDALRRLMEGHGSCYELTRVWQQESGDFAQHMLRFLETHDEQRIASRFFANDPWSAVPAMTLTATMHTGPTLLYFGQEVGVRAEGSEGFSGDDGRTTIFDYWGLTDWQGWLNKGRYDGAGLTDDQRNLRSFYQRLNHLVNGSDAIQNGYFYDLQYVNDNGQSTGYDAHRVYSYLRYTDRQKLLIVCNFSQHLTYETNIKIPEAAFDAMGINPSRTLRLSDIFLTDMQLEAVGRSGIPLELPPRCVRVLEIKL; via the coding sequence ATGGATAAACTGATTATCTATCAGATTTTTACCCGTCTGTTTGGCAATCAAAATACCACCAACATATACAATGGCACGTATGCAGAAAACGGTGCCGGTAAATTCAACGATATCAACGAAGCAGCCTTGCAGTCGATCCGTCAGTTTGGCGTTTCGCACGTCTGGTTTACCGGAATAGTGGAGCACGCTACGCAAACCGACTACTCAACGTTCGGTATTAAACCCGACGACCCGGCAGTTGTAAAAGGTCGGGCAGGCTCCCCCTATGCTGTTAAAGATTATTACGACGTCGACCCTGACCTGGCGGTTGATGTGCCCAATCGAATGGCCGAATTTGAGGCCCTTGTTCAACGTACCCACGCTCACGGCCTGAAAGTTATCATCGACTTTGTCCCGAACCACGTAGCCCGGCAATATGGGTCGGATGCCCGGTCCGGTGACGTTGTCGATCTGGGTGAGACCGACGATACTTCGGTCCATTTTTCACCGAACAACAATTTTTATTACCTGCCGGGTGAGCCCTTTGTTGCTCCGGAAGCCGGGAACATACCTCACGCTGGTTCACCTATTCACGAATACCCGGCCAAAGTGACCGGCAGCGGCTCTATAACGGCCCGGCCCGACATCAACGACTGGTACGAAACCGTTAAGCTTAACTACGGTATCAATATATTCGACGGGAGCCGTCATTTCGATCCCATTCCGGATACCTGGCACAAGATGCTCGATATTCTGTTTTTCTGGGCGGCTAAAGGAATTGACGGGTTCCGATGTGATATGGCGCACATGGTTCCGGTCGAGTTTTGGCACTGGGCCATTGGCCGGGTCAAACAACGGTATCCCCGCCTGATTTTCATCGCTGAAATTTATGATCCCGGCCTTTACCGCTCTTTCATTTTTGAAGGTGGGTTCGATTATCTCTACGATAAGGTAGGCCTATATGATGCGCTCCGGCGGCTTATGGAGGGCCACGGCTCCTGCTACGAGCTAACCCGTGTGTGGCAGCAGGAATCGGGCGATTTCGCCCAGCACATGCTCCGGTTTCTGGAAACCCATGACGAACAGCGCATTGCGTCGCGTTTTTTTGCCAACGACCCCTGGAGCGCTGTCCCTGCCATGACGCTGACGGCCACCATGCACACCGGCCCAACGCTGCTTTATTTCGGACAGGAAGTAGGGGTCCGGGCCGAAGGGTCGGAAGGCTTCAGTGGCGATGATGGAAGGACGACCATATTTGATTACTGGGGGCTGACCGACTGGCAGGGCTGGCTCAACAAAGGTCGCTATGATGGAGCGGGACTAACCGACGACCAGCGGAACCTACGCTCTTTCTACCAACGGTTAAACCACCTCGTAAACGGGTCCGATGCCATTCAGAACGGCTATTTCTATGACCTACAATACGTAAACGATAATGGACAGAGCACGGGTTACGATGCCCATCGCGTATACAGTTACCTGCGGTACACAGATCGCCAGAAACTGTTGATCGTCTGTAATTTTTCTCAGCACCTAACGTACGAAACCAACATCAAAATTCCAGAGGCAGCGTTCGATGCCATGGGTATAAACCCTTCCAGAACGCTGCGGCTGAGCGATATTTTCCTGACAGATATGCAGCTTGAAGCAGTTGGACGTAGCGGCATCCCCCTGGAGCTTCCTCCTCGTTGTGTGCGGGTGCTGGAAATAAAATTGTAG
- a CDS encoding Peptidase S53 propeptide (PFAM: Peptidase S53 propeptide; peptidase S8 and S53 subtilisin kexin sedolisin~KEGG: bxe:Bxe_B1994 kumamolisin), whose translation MSAFDQLVPLPGSEKTVPDAAPSQTLDPNEVLTVTIRIRRKRTLASLVSTTAPVTEVVSRSEYASRFGADPAIVKQVEAFASAYDLSLVEQSLARRSVLLRGTVAQMEQAFGVSLANYQLADGTVFRGRTGVVNVPSELVEHIEGVFGLDNRPQARAHFQVYKPEKGTKVAPRAGGISYTPPQLARLYNFPTGVTGKGQCIAIIELGGGFRTADIKTYFGGLGLKPPTVVAVSVDGGHNAPSTADSADGEVMLDIDVAGGVAPGAKIVVYFAPNTDQGFLDAITTAMHDTKNKPSVISISWGAAESNWTPQALTSFNQAFQAAAALGITVCAAAGDTGSDDSVGDGKAHVDFPASSPFVLACGGTKLTATDNVIASEVVWHESKTSATGGGVSDVFDLPDYQQKSHVPPSVNDKTRIGRGVPDVAAVADPVTGYAVRVDGSNLVFGGTSAVAPLMAGLIALINQQRGKAVGFIHPLIYANPSAFRDITQGNNTTTTGNKGYAATTGWDACTGLGVADGKKLASVLTATPVA comes from the coding sequence ATGAGCGCTTTTGATCAACTCGTTCCGCTACCCGGTAGCGAAAAGACCGTTCCCGACGCTGCCCCTTCACAAACGCTTGACCCGAATGAGGTGTTGACCGTCACCATACGCATTCGTCGCAAGCGAACACTGGCGTCGCTGGTGAGTACAACAGCCCCGGTAACAGAGGTTGTGAGCCGAAGTGAGTATGCCAGCCGGTTTGGTGCCGATCCGGCCATTGTCAAACAGGTTGAAGCCTTTGCTTCGGCCTATGACCTAAGTTTGGTCGAACAGAGTCTTGCCCGGCGTAGTGTTTTACTAAGGGGAACAGTAGCGCAAATGGAACAGGCATTCGGCGTGTCGCTTGCCAATTACCAACTGGCCGATGGAACCGTGTTTCGGGGCCGGACAGGCGTTGTCAATGTACCTTCCGAATTGGTCGAGCATATAGAAGGTGTGTTTGGACTTGACAACCGGCCACAGGCACGGGCTCACTTTCAGGTCTATAAGCCGGAAAAGGGAACAAAAGTGGCTCCTAGGGCGGGCGGTATTTCCTATACCCCACCCCAACTGGCCCGGCTTTATAATTTTCCGACCGGGGTAACGGGAAAAGGGCAATGCATTGCCATAATCGAGTTAGGGGGTGGCTTCCGCACGGCTGATATTAAAACTTATTTTGGTGGCCTCGGACTTAAACCACCAACGGTGGTGGCGGTTTCGGTTGATGGGGGACATAACGCACCCAGTACGGCCGACAGTGCTGACGGTGAGGTCATGCTCGACATCGACGTTGCCGGTGGGGTGGCACCGGGGGCAAAAATTGTGGTCTATTTTGCCCCAAATACGGACCAGGGGTTTCTGGATGCGATTACCACGGCCATGCACGACACGAAAAACAAACCCTCTGTCATTTCCATCAGTTGGGGAGCTGCCGAAAGCAATTGGACACCTCAGGCGCTCACGTCGTTCAATCAGGCCTTTCAGGCGGCTGCGGCTTTGGGTATAACCGTATGTGCCGCTGCGGGCGATACCGGGTCCGATGACAGTGTAGGTGACGGTAAAGCGCACGTTGATTTCCCGGCTTCGAGCCCGTTTGTGCTGGCCTGTGGCGGCACAAAACTCACCGCTACCGATAATGTTATTGCGTCGGAAGTGGTCTGGCATGAAAGTAAAACCAGCGCCACAGGGGGCGGGGTTAGTGATGTATTTGACCTGCCGGATTACCAGCAGAAAAGTCATGTGCCGCCATCCGTCAATGATAAAACCCGAATAGGACGGGGTGTTCCCGATGTAGCCGCCGTGGCCGACCCCGTAACGGGTTATGCCGTGCGGGTTGACGGCAGTAACCTTGTGTTTGGCGGGACAAGTGCGGTGGCTCCACTTATGGCGGGGCTGATTGCTCTTATTAACCAGCAGCGGGGTAAAGCGGTTGGGTTTATACATCCGCTCATCTATGCCAATCCGAGTGCTTTCAGAGATATTACGCAGGGAAACAACACGACAACGACAGGAAACAAAGGCTATGCAGCAACCACCGGCTGGGATGCCTGTACCGGTCTTGGCGTTGCCGATGGGAAGAAACTTGCCAGTGTTTTAACAGCTACACCTGTTGCTTAA
- a CDS encoding protein of unknown function DUF1460 (PFAM: protein of unknown function DUF1460~KEGG: sat:SYN_02612 putative cytoplasmic protein) yields MIKLSTTLFLLFLSLVVVQAQDTTASEFRSLTLTTGKTPAETAILTGKQFLGRPYVPYTLDQTPTEQLVVNFREFDCTTYLESVLALTLALHDAGSKTGPSEQAFRNYLTRFRYRNGRIDGYASRLHYFSDWLRDNERKGLITDVSSELPGSITVAKPVSYMTSSMYKYPQLRDPNTFKQVALTEASLSQQSFSFIPAKNIRQAEAQLQDGDIVMLLAARPGLDMRHVGFAVRQPNGRMHLMHASSDQSAVVISPYPISDYVQLHKRLSGIRVARLRSNTTPAVAVGGK; encoded by the coding sequence ATGATAAAACTGTCTACTACACTTTTCCTGTTATTTCTATCACTCGTCGTTGTTCAGGCACAGGATACCACAGCCAGCGAGTTCCGTTCGTTGACACTGACAACGGGCAAAACCCCCGCCGAAACGGCCATACTGACCGGGAAACAATTTCTGGGGAGACCCTATGTTCCCTATACTCTCGATCAGACGCCTACGGAACAGTTGGTTGTCAATTTTCGCGAGTTTGACTGTACAACTTATTTAGAGAGCGTTCTGGCACTGACGCTTGCCCTGCATGATGCCGGCAGCAAGACAGGCCCTTCAGAGCAAGCCTTTCGGAATTACCTGACCCGGTTCCGGTATCGAAACGGTCGAATTGATGGGTACGCCAGCCGATTGCATTATTTCTCCGACTGGCTGCGCGATAATGAGCGTAAAGGACTGATTACCGATGTCAGCAGCGAACTCCCCGGCAGCATCACGGTTGCCAAACCGGTTTCGTACATGACCTCATCCATGTACAAATACCCTCAATTGCGTGACCCGAATACCTTTAAACAGGTGGCACTTACCGAAGCCTCTTTGAGCCAGCAATCATTCTCCTTTATTCCGGCAAAGAATATCCGGCAGGCAGAGGCTCAGTTGCAGGACGGTGATATTGTCATGCTGCTTGCAGCACGACCGGGTCTTGATATGCGACACGTTGGGTTCGCCGTTAGACAACCCAACGGGCGAATGCATCTCATGCACGCTTCCTCCGACCAGAGTGCAGTCGTCATTTCGCCTTATCCGATCAGCGATTACGTCCAATTGCATAAACGGCTATCGGGCATACGGGTAGCCCGTCTGCGATCCAATACGACCCCTGCCGTGGCGGTGGGCGGCAAGTAA
- a CDS encoding hypothetical protein (KEGG: mxa:MXAN_4334 putative lipoprotein), with translation MKLTHLWPVVGIGLIIACNQISHNTLFTRLSLLVNLQPAPPKDSTVRYGVEALKVDTTLFEKPRLVNTLTDPSLIEASGLAPSRTNPGYLWTQEDSGNPNQIQLLTKTGDIAGQYILDGLVNHDWEDIATGPGPVAGKTYIYLAEIGDNNFKYPEKIIYRFPEPSITGKKLPVKEHIAKVDVLRFKLSDGAQNAEAMLLDPIKKDLFILSKGRYSTVYLAPYPQRINQPTLMTRMLTLPFEKVTAAAISGDGSEILIRTYKKLFYYTRQPHESVIDALKREARLIPLADEPQGEAVCWASDGSGYYTTSERTFFSTQKLYFYPRKQ, from the coding sequence ATGAAATTAACTCATTTATGGCCTGTCGTAGGCATCGGGCTCATCATCGCCTGTAATCAGATAAGCCACAACACGCTGTTCACGAGGCTGAGTTTACTCGTGAACCTACAGCCAGCGCCACCTAAAGACAGTACGGTTCGTTATGGCGTTGAAGCGTTGAAAGTTGATACAACGCTTTTCGAAAAACCCAGACTTGTCAACACCCTAACGGACCCATCATTAATTGAGGCCTCCGGACTGGCCCCAAGCCGTACGAATCCTGGCTACCTCTGGACACAGGAAGACTCCGGGAATCCCAATCAAATTCAATTGCTGACAAAAACCGGCGACATAGCTGGCCAATACATCCTGGATGGACTGGTCAATCACGATTGGGAAGATATAGCCACTGGACCGGGTCCTGTGGCGGGCAAAACATATATCTACCTCGCTGAAATTGGGGATAACAATTTCAAATATCCCGAAAAAATCATCTATCGGTTTCCCGAGCCCTCGATAACCGGCAAGAAACTGCCGGTCAAAGAACATATTGCTAAAGTTGATGTGCTTCGGTTTAAGCTGTCGGATGGCGCGCAAAACGCCGAAGCTATGCTGCTGGACCCTATCAAAAAAGACCTCTTTATCCTGTCAAAAGGCCGTTATTCAACGGTGTATCTGGCTCCCTACCCGCAACGCATTAACCAGCCTACCCTGATGACCCGGATGCTAACGCTGCCTTTCGAAAAAGTTACGGCAGCAGCAATATCCGGAGATGGTAGCGAGATTCTGATTCGTACGTATAAAAAGTTATTCTACTATACACGGCAGCCGCACGAATCGGTCATTGACGCCCTTAAACGCGAAGCCCGGTTGATACCACTTGCCGACGAGCCACAGGGTGAGGCCGTTTGCTGGGCAAGCGATGGGTCGGGTTATTACACGACATCGGAAAGAACGTTTTTCTCCACCCAGAAACTGTATTTCTATCCACGTAAACAGTAA